In Anaerobacillus isosaccharinicus, one genomic interval encodes:
- the rho gene encoding transcription termination factor Rho yields the protein MGVNIAELETKKLRELYELAKQFKVTSYSKLTKKELIFAILKGQAEEDGLMFMEGTLDIVSSEGFGFLRPINYLPSSEDIYISASQIRRFELRNGDKVSGKVRKPKENERFYGLLHVEAVNGDDPETAKSRPHFPALTPLYPEKKIQLEAAPEKVSSRIIDMISPVGFGQRGLIVAPPKAGKTLLLKEVANSISINHPDAELIVLLIDERPEEVTDIERSVDAEVVSSTFDEVPENHIKVAELVLERAMRLVEHKKDVIILMDSITRLARAYNLVVPPSGRTLSGGIDPAAFHRPKRFFGAARNIEEGGSLTILATALVDTGSRMDEVIYEEFKGTGNMELHLDRKLAERRIFPAIDILRSGTRREELLLPKSQLENLWAIRKTMKDSSEYVDHFIRKIKATKSNEEFFASIEEDKAGRKVRS from the coding sequence ATGGGAGTAAATATTGCCGAATTAGAAACTAAAAAGTTACGTGAGTTATATGAATTAGCGAAACAATTTAAGGTAACTTCTTACAGCAAGTTAACAAAGAAAGAATTAATTTTTGCTATTTTAAAAGGACAAGCAGAAGAAGATGGATTAATGTTTATGGAAGGAACATTAGATATCGTTTCATCAGAAGGGTTTGGCTTTTTAAGACCAATTAATTACCTACCTAGCTCCGAGGATATTTATATTTCTGCCTCGCAAATTCGTAGATTTGAGCTTAGAAACGGAGATAAAGTTTCAGGGAAAGTTAGAAAACCTAAAGAAAATGAACGTTTTTATGGACTACTTCATGTAGAAGCTGTTAACGGTGATGATCCAGAAACAGCGAAAAGCCGCCCTCATTTTCCAGCATTAACACCGTTATATCCAGAAAAGAAAATCCAATTAGAAGCTGCTCCTGAAAAAGTTTCATCGAGAATTATTGATATGATCTCTCCAGTAGGGTTTGGGCAACGTGGCTTAATTGTGGCTCCTCCAAAAGCAGGTAAAACACTCTTATTAAAGGAAGTTGCTAATAGCATTTCAATCAATCATCCTGATGCGGAATTGATTGTTCTCTTAATTGATGAGCGTCCTGAGGAAGTAACGGATATCGAACGTTCGGTAGATGCAGAAGTTGTTAGCTCAACGTTTGATGAAGTTCCTGAAAATCACATCAAAGTAGCTGAACTTGTTCTTGAACGCGCCATGCGTCTTGTTGAGCACAAAAAAGACGTGATTATTTTGATGGATAGCATTACTCGTTTAGCTCGTGCTTATAACTTAGTGGTTCCGCCAAGTGGACGTACTCTATCTGGTGGTATTGACCCAGCGGCATTCCATCGTCCTAAACGTTTCTTTGGTGCAGCGAGAAACATCGAAGAAGGCGGTAGTTTAACTATTTTAGCTACAGCATTAGTAGATACCGGTTCACGTATGGATGAGGTTATTTACGAGGAATTTAAAGGAACTGGAAATATGGAACTTCATCTTGATCGTAAGCTTGCAGAACGACGCATATTCCCAGCGATTGATATTTTACGTTCAGGTACAAGACGTGAAGAGCTTCTTTTACCTAAATCACAGCTTGAAAACCTATGGGCAATCCGTAAGACAATGAAAGACTCTTCAGAATATGTAGACCATTTCATTCGCAAAATTAAAGCAACGAAATCAAACGAAGAGTTTTTTGCTTCAATTGAAGAAGATAAAGCTGGCCGAAAAGTTCGATCTTAA
- the glpX gene encoding class II fructose-bisphosphatase, whose product MERSLTMELVRVVEAAAIASGRWMGRGDKDNADDAATQAMRDVFDTIPMKGTVVIGEGEMDEAPMLYIGEKLGNGYGPRLDVAVDPLEGTNIVACGEWNALAVLAVADHGNLLHAPDMYMDKIAVGPESVGKVSLDFTVLENLQAVAKAKNKNIEDIVVAILKRERHEKLIQEIRDAGARIKLMQDGDVAAAINTAFEDTGVDILLGSGGAPEGVLAAVALKCIGGELQGRLLPQDDDEIARCKKMGIDDVNRVLLMDDLVKGDDCIFAATGVTDGELLKGVRYQGEVAFTQSIVMRAKSGTVRFIDGKHSLRKKPDLFIK is encoded by the coding sequence ATGGAGAGAAGTTTAACAATGGAACTTGTTCGTGTTGTGGAAGCGGCTGCGATCGCATCTGGTCGTTGGATGGGAAGAGGAGATAAAGATAACGCAGATGATGCAGCAACACAAGCGATGCGAGACGTGTTTGATACGATCCCAATGAAAGGCACTGTTGTCATTGGTGAAGGAGAAATGGATGAAGCTCCAATGTTATACATAGGTGAGAAGCTTGGAAACGGTTATGGACCACGATTAGACGTTGCAGTAGATCCTTTAGAAGGAACGAACATTGTTGCTTGTGGTGAGTGGAATGCTTTAGCAGTTTTAGCAGTTGCTGATCATGGCAACTTACTTCATGCACCGGATATGTATATGGATAAAATAGCTGTAGGTCCTGAATCTGTTGGAAAGGTTAGCCTTGATTTTACAGTTCTCGAAAACCTTCAAGCAGTCGCAAAAGCAAAGAATAAAAACATTGAAGATATTGTCGTAGCTATATTAAAACGTGAACGTCACGAAAAACTAATCCAAGAAATTCGTGATGCTGGTGCGAGAATTAAGCTTATGCAAGATGGCGATGTGGCTGCGGCAATAAATACAGCCTTTGAAGATACAGGTGTTGATATTTTGTTAGGTTCTGGTGGAGCTCCTGAAGGTGTTTTGGCAGCCGTTGCTCTTAAGTGCATTGGCGGAGAACTTCAAGGTAGATTACTTCCACAAGACGATGATGAAATAGCACGTTGTAAAAAAATGGGCATTGATGATGTAAACCGAGTTTTACTTATGGATGACCTAGTTAAAGGTGACGATTGCATTTTTGCTGCTACAGGTGTGACTGATGGAGAATTATTAAAAGGTGTTCGCTATCAAGGTGAGGTTGCTTTCACTCAATCAATTGTTATGCGTGCCAAATCAGGGACAGTAAGATTTATTGATGGAAAACATAGCTTGAGAAAGAAGCCGGATCTATTTATTAAATAA
- a CDS encoding UDP-N-acetylglucosamine 1-carboxyvinyltransferase — protein MEKLLIEGGYPLEGRVNIGGAKNSAVALIPAAILADSEVTIDNLPQISDVQLLSELLEEIGGKTALNGDSLTVYPENMFAMPLPNGRVKKLRASYYLMGAMLGKFKKAVIGLPGGCNLGPRPIDQHIKGFQALGAKVTNEQGAIYLRADELRGAKIYLDVVSVGATINIMLAAVKAKGRTVIENAAKEPEIIDVATLLTSMGAQIKGAGTNEIRIDGVDSLHGCRHSIIPDRIEAGTYMIMAAAMGKQVLIDNVIPDHLESLIAKLREMGVHIETNDDQIYIYQTGNLKGVDIKTLVYPGFPTDLQQPFTSLLTKASCTSIVTDTIYNARFKHIDELRRMGASVKVEGRSAIINGGTTQLQGSKVRASDLRAGAALVVAGLMAEGITEISGIEHIDRGYENLEEKLIGLGAKIWREKMNAEEMKEVENA, from the coding sequence ATGGAAAAGTTATTAATTGAGGGCGGTTATCCTCTAGAGGGAAGAGTAAACATAGGTGGAGCTAAAAATAGCGCAGTGGCACTCATTCCAGCTGCTATATTAGCCGATTCCGAGGTGACTATTGACAATTTACCCCAAATCTCTGACGTACAGTTACTTAGTGAACTTCTTGAAGAAATTGGAGGGAAAACAGCTTTAAACGGTGATTCTTTAACTGTTTATCCTGAAAATATGTTTGCTATGCCATTACCTAATGGTCGAGTTAAAAAATTGCGTGCTTCTTATTATTTAATGGGAGCAATGCTTGGTAAATTTAAAAAAGCGGTTATTGGTTTACCAGGTGGTTGTAATTTAGGTCCTAGACCGATTGATCAACATATTAAAGGTTTCCAAGCCCTTGGAGCAAAAGTTACCAATGAACAAGGTGCTATTTATTTACGTGCTGACGAATTACGTGGGGCAAAAATTTACTTAGATGTTGTTAGTGTAGGTGCAACAATCAATATTATGTTAGCTGCAGTTAAAGCCAAAGGCAGAACTGTGATTGAAAATGCAGCAAAAGAACCAGAAATTATTGATGTTGCAACTTTATTAACAAGCATGGGGGCTCAGATAAAAGGTGCTGGCACAAATGAGATTCGAATTGATGGTGTAGATTCACTGCACGGTTGTCGCCACTCGATTATTCCTGATCGTATTGAAGCAGGAACTTATATGATTATGGCAGCTGCCATGGGAAAACAAGTGTTAATTGATAATGTCATTCCAGACCACTTAGAATCTTTAATTGCGAAACTTCGTGAGATGGGCGTTCACATTGAGACGAACGATGATCAAATTTATATTTACCAAACTGGAAACTTAAAAGGTGTTGATATTAAAACTTTAGTATATCCAGGTTTCCCAACAGATTTACAACAACCATTTACTTCGCTATTAACAAAAGCAAGTTGCACAAGTATTGTGACGGATACGATCTATAACGCAAGATTTAAACATATAGATGAATTAAGAAGAATGGGTGCCAGCGTAAAAGTAGAAGGCAGATCTGCAATCATTAATGGTGGCACGACTCAGCTACAAGGCTCAAAAGTTAGAGCGAGCGACCTACGAGCTGGTGCAGCACTTGTTGTAGCTGGACTTATGGCAGAGGGAATTACTGAAATCTCAGGTATCGAACATATCGACCGCGGTTACGAAAACTTAGAAGAAAAATTAATCGGACTCGGAGCAAAAATCTGGCGAGAAAAAATGAATGCCGAAGAAATGAAAGAAGTGGAAAACGCTTAA
- the fsa gene encoding fructose-6-phosphate aldolase, translated as MKFFIDTANLTEIKEANEYGILAGVTTNPSLVAKEGVDFHTRLKEITAVVSGSVSAEVIALDFEGMFKEGKELAAIAPNITVKVPMTTEGLKAVRAFTDIGIKTNVTLVFSAVQALLAARAGATYVSPFIGRLDDIGQNGLDLVSEIAEMFFIHNIETEIIAASVRHPMHVHEAAMKGAHIATIPFKVINQLVKHPLTDQGIEKFLEDWNNQK; from the coding sequence ATGAAATTCTTTATTGATACAGCAAACTTAACAGAAATTAAAGAGGCAAACGAATATGGAATTCTAGCCGGTGTGACAACAAATCCCTCTTTAGTTGCAAAAGAAGGGGTAGACTTTCATACAAGATTAAAAGAAATAACAGCGGTTGTTTCTGGGTCAGTAAGTGCTGAAGTAATAGCCCTTGATTTTGAAGGAATGTTTAAAGAAGGAAAGGAACTGGCGGCGATTGCACCAAATATTACGGTGAAGGTCCCGATGACAACCGAAGGATTAAAAGCAGTCAGAGCTTTTACAGATATAGGTATTAAAACAAATGTCACCCTTGTCTTTTCAGCTGTTCAAGCATTACTCGCAGCGAGAGCAGGTGCAACATATGTCTCGCCATTCATTGGTAGACTTGATGACATCGGCCAAAATGGCCTTGACCTAGTTTCCGAAATTGCAGAAATGTTTTTTATCCATAACATTGAAACTGAAATTATTGCAGCCTCAGTTCGCCACCCTATGCATGTTCATGAAGCCGCCATGAAGGGTGCCCATATCGCCACAATTCCCTTTAAAGTCATTAACCAACTAGTAAAACACCCACTGACCGATCAAGGAATAGAGAAATTCCTAGAAGATTGGAATAACCAAAAATAA
- a CDS encoding class II fructose-bisphosphate aldolase, translating into MPLVSMKEMLEKAKSEGYAVGQFNLNNLEFTQAILQAAQEENSPVILGVSEGAARYMGGFKTIVKLTEALMEEYKVTVPVAIHLDHGSSYQKCAEAIHAGFTSVMIDASHHSFEENIEITSKVVELAHFHGVSVEAELGTVGGQEDDIIADGVIYADPKECEELVKRTGIDCLAPALGSVHGPYKGEPNLGFKEMEEILNSTGVPLVLHGGTGIPTADIKKAISFGTAKINVNTENQITSAKTVREVLAADPDVYDPRKYLGPARETIKQTVIGKMREFGSSNKA; encoded by the coding sequence ATGCCTTTAGTTTCAATGAAAGAAATGTTAGAAAAAGCAAAAAGTGAAGGATATGCTGTAGGACAGTTTAACCTTAACAATCTTGAATTTACACAAGCGATTCTACAAGCGGCACAAGAAGAAAACTCACCAGTTATTTTAGGTGTATCAGAAGGTGCAGCACGTTATATGGGCGGTTTTAAAACAATTGTAAAATTAACTGAAGCGCTTATGGAAGAGTATAAAGTTACTGTTCCAGTTGCTATTCACCTAGATCATGGTTCAAGCTACCAAAAATGTGCTGAAGCAATTCATGCTGGATTTACTTCAGTAATGATTGATGCATCACACCATTCTTTTGAAGAGAACATTGAGATCACTTCAAAAGTTGTTGAGCTTGCCCATTTCCACGGTGTATCTGTTGAAGCAGAATTAGGAACTGTTGGTGGACAAGAAGACGACATCATTGCTGATGGCGTCATTTATGCAGACCCAAAAGAGTGCGAAGAGTTAGTTAAGCGTACAGGGATTGACTGCCTAGCACCTGCTTTAGGTTCAGTTCACGGTCCTTATAAAGGTGAGCCTAACTTAGGATTTAAAGAAATGGAAGAAATCCTTAACAGCACAGGTGTTCCTCTAGTACTTCATGGTGGTACTGGAATTCCAACAGCTGATATTAAAAAAGCTATTTCTTTCGGAACAGCAAAAATTAACGTAAATACTGAAAACCAAATTACATCTGCAAAAACTGTTCGTGAAGTACTAGCAGCTGATCCTGACGTTTATGATCCACGTAAATACTTAGGGCCAGCTCGTGAAACAATCAAGCAAACAGTAATTGGCAAAATGCGTGAATTTGGATCTTCAAATAAAGCTTAA
- a CDS encoding response regulator — MKKKILIVDDQFGIRVLLNEIFQKDGYETYQAASGVQALSIVESNLPDLVILDMKIPGMDGLEILRRLKEYNSSIEVIMMTAYGELDMINEAMKLGAITHFAKPFDIDEVRSVIKKQLCV; from the coding sequence ATGAAGAAGAAAATCCTAATTGTTGATGACCAATTCGGAATTCGTGTGTTATTAAATGAAATATTTCAAAAAGACGGATATGAAACATATCAAGCGGCGAGTGGTGTTCAGGCGTTGAGTATTGTTGAGTCCAATTTACCTGACCTAGTTATTCTTGACATGAAAATTCCAGGAATGGATGGCTTAGAAATACTTAGAAGATTAAAAGAATACAATTCAAGTATTGAAGTCATCATGATGACGGCGTATGGTGAGTTAGACATGATCAATGAAGCGATGAAATTAGGGGCTATTACCCATTTTGCTAAACCTTTTGATATTGATGAGGTACGCTCCGTTATTAAGAAACAACTATGTGTATAA
- a CDS encoding CTP synthase, whose protein sequence is MATKYIFVTGGVVSSLGKGITAASLGRLLKNRGLKVFIQKFDPYINVDPGTMSPYQHGEVFVTDDGAETDLDLGHYERFIDINLSKNSNVTTGKIYSTVLKKERRGDYLGGTVQVIPHITNEIKERVFRAARETTADVVITEIGGTVGDIESLPFLEAIRQIKSDVGVRNVMYIHCTLIPYLAAAGEMKSKPTQHSVKELRSLGIQPNVIVVRTERPVPADMKDKIALFCDIDKEAVIEARDAETLYEVPLELQRQKLDQFVCEYLKLDCNEADMTEWTALVNKVKNLSGKAKIGLVGKYVALQDAYLSVAESLRHAGYAFDADIEIKWINAEEVTEENVSDLLQDVDGVLVPGGFGDRGIEGKISAIKYARENKVPFLGICLGMQLASIEYARNVLGLDGANSAELNPDTKYPVIDLLPEQKDVEDLGGTLRLGLYPCKLIEGSIAYEAYQEQVVYERHRHRYEFNNEYRDQMEKAGFKFSGTSPDGRLVEIIEIEDHPYFIASQFHPEFVSRPTRPQPLFREFIKASLKA, encoded by the coding sequence ATGGCGACAAAGTATATTTTTGTAACTGGTGGGGTAGTATCTTCGCTTGGAAAAGGTATTACAGCAGCATCTTTAGGACGTTTATTAAAAAATCGAGGATTAAAAGTATTTATTCAAAAATTTGATCCTTACATCAATGTTGACCCGGGTACAATGAGTCCTTATCAACACGGGGAAGTATTCGTAACCGATGATGGTGCAGAAACTGACCTTGACCTTGGGCATTATGAGCGTTTTATTGATATTAACTTAAGTAAAAATAGTAATGTTACAACAGGAAAAATTTACTCAACAGTTCTGAAAAAAGAACGCCGTGGCGATTATTTAGGTGGAACGGTTCAAGTTATCCCTCATATTACAAATGAAATTAAAGAGCGTGTTTTCCGTGCTGCACGAGAAACAACGGCTGATGTAGTTATTACTGAGATTGGCGGTACGGTTGGTGACATTGAATCACTTCCATTTTTAGAAGCTATTCGCCAAATCAAAAGTGATGTAGGCGTGAGAAATGTTATGTACATCCACTGTACGTTAATTCCTTATTTAGCAGCTGCAGGGGAAATGAAATCAAAGCCAACACAACATAGCGTAAAAGAACTTCGAAGCCTTGGTATTCAACCTAACGTGATTGTTGTTCGTACTGAACGTCCTGTTCCAGCCGATATGAAAGATAAAATCGCACTATTTTGTGATATCGATAAAGAAGCAGTTATTGAAGCTAGAGATGCCGAAACATTATATGAAGTACCTCTTGAGTTACAAAGACAAAAGCTTGACCAGTTCGTATGCGAGTATTTAAAGCTTGATTGTAATGAAGCTGATATGACAGAGTGGACAGCACTTGTAAACAAAGTGAAAAACTTATCTGGCAAAGCTAAAATCGGTCTTGTAGGTAAATATGTTGCTCTTCAAGATGCATATCTTTCAGTTGCAGAATCACTAAGACATGCTGGTTATGCATTCGATGCTGATATTGAGATTAAATGGATCAATGCCGAAGAAGTAACAGAAGAAAATGTAAGTGACTTGTTACAAGATGTTGATGGAGTTTTAGTGCCAGGTGGTTTTGGAGACCGTGGTATTGAAGGGAAAATCTCTGCGATTAAGTATGCACGTGAAAACAAAGTTCCTTTCTTAGGAATTTGTTTAGGAATGCAACTTGCGTCAATTGAATATGCAAGAAATGTTCTAGGTTTAGACGGAGCTAACTCTGCCGAACTTAACCCTGATACGAAATATCCAGTCATCGACCTTCTACCAGAACAAAAAGACGTAGAAGATTTAGGTGGAACATTACGTTTAGGACTTTATCCGTGTAAATTAATCGAAGGTTCAATCGCGTACGAAGCTTACCAAGAGCAAGTCGTCTATGAGCGTCATCGTCACCGTTATGAATTTAATAATGAATACCGTGATCAAATGGAGAAGGCAGGCTTTAAATTCTCTGGGACAAGCCCTGACGGCCGTCTTGTAGAGATTATTGAAATTGAGGATCACCCTTACTTTATTGCTTCTCAATTCCATCCAGAATTTGTTTCACGTCCAACTAGACCACAACCATTATTTAGAGAATTTATTAAAGCATCTTTAAAAGCGTAG
- the rpoE gene encoding DNA-directed RNA polymerase subunit delta: MTLNEYTPEEIKEMSMVEIAFELMQDEKQPFVYGDLVKRVAEIKGMSENEVLDRIAYLYTDLNVDGRFICLGENRWGLRTWYPYEQAEEEVTQTVKRKKAKKKGDDDDLDTDLDEDFDDLEEELDDEFEDLEDELDELVSDEDDDEDVDIDLDDDDVDADDEEEPELEEDDEDDLL; the protein is encoded by the coding sequence TTGACGCTAAATGAGTACACGCCAGAAGAAATCAAAGAAATGTCCATGGTGGAAATTGCTTTTGAACTAATGCAAGATGAAAAGCAACCTTTTGTATATGGCGATTTAGTTAAGAGAGTTGCAGAAATAAAGGGGATGTCTGAGAACGAGGTATTGGATCGCATCGCTTACCTATATACAGACTTAAATGTTGACGGCCGTTTTATTTGTCTTGGTGAAAATCGTTGGGGCTTAAGAACATGGTACCCATACGAGCAGGCTGAAGAGGAAGTAACGCAAACGGTTAAACGCAAGAAGGCTAAGAAGAAAGGTGACGATGATGATCTAGATACCGATTTAGATGAGGACTTTGATGATCTAGAAGAAGAACTAGATGATGAGTTTGAAGATCTAGAGGATGAACTAGATGAACTTGTTAGCGATGAAGACGACGATGAAGACGTCGACATTGATTTAGATGACGATGATGTAGACGCGGATGATGAAGAGGAACCTGAATTAGAAGAAGATGACGAAGACGATTTGCTTTAG
- the icmF gene encoding fused isobutyryl-CoA mutase/GTPase IcmF gives MENVHTYRPKNHVRFVTASSLFDGHDASINIMRRMLQASGAEVIHLGHNRSAEEVVHAAIQEDVQGIALSSYQGGHVEYFKYMYDLLKEQGASHIRIYGGGGGVIIPTEIKELHEYGIARIFSPEDGRTQGLQGMINMMMEECDFPTVKTVTNEIEQLREKNVQAISKLITLAEKQELDNQEIATTAEAAFEQIKALALDVPVIGITGTGGAGKSSLTDELVRRFLYEFAEKTVAIISIDPTKQKTGGALLGDRIRMNSINSPRVFMRSLATRGSRMEISQGIRDAIQVVKAAGFDLILVETSGIGQGDAAIVDVVDISMYVMTSEFGAPSQLEKIDMIDYADLICINKFERKGSEDALRDVKKQYQRSRTLFDVDTDLMPVYGTIASQFNDPGTNTLFVALINKINEKFELDWQTTLETTKNVVKNNMIIPPERSQYLFEIVSTIRSYKEFSEEQVTVARKLYQIKGTIEALQSMSSSNEAPESVLLELEKVKTYFEEKLHPETKVIIERWPTLKENYSKEELVTKIRDKEIRTQLTTTSLSGIKIPKVSLPKFDDWGEIIRWCFKENVPGEFPYTAGVFPFKRQGEDPKRQFAGEGTPERTNRRFHYLSKDDDAKRLSTAFDSVTLYGEDPDYRPDIYGKVGESGVSVCTLEDMKKLYAGFDLCAPSTSVSMTINGPAPIILAMFMNTAIDQQIEKFEVENNRQATDEERNKIKALTLANVRGTVQADILKEDQGQNTCIFSTEFALRMMGDIQQYFIDHNVRNYYSVSISGYHIAEAGANPISQLAFTLSNGFTYIEYYLSRGMKIDDFAPNLSFFFSNGLDAEYTVIGRVARRIWSTVMKNKYKGNDRSQKLKYHIQTSGRSLHAQEVDFNDIRTTLQALMAIYDNCNSLHTNAYDEAVTTPTEESVRRAMAIQMIITKELGLAKNENSLQGSYIIDELTDLVEEAVLQELEKISDRGGVLGSMETQYQRGKIQEESMFYEMKKHSGELPIIGVNTYLNPNAPTEEEFTMEIARATKEEKEQQIINLRSFQDRNKDQVETALKRLQQTSMSNGNVFEELMETVKVASLGQITQALYQVGGQYRRNM, from the coding sequence ATGGAAAACGTTCATACTTATCGACCGAAAAATCATGTACGCTTTGTAACTGCATCTAGTTTGTTTGACGGTCATGATGCATCTATTAATATTATGAGAAGAATGCTACAAGCTAGTGGAGCTGAAGTTATTCATTTAGGTCACAACCGCTCTGCAGAAGAAGTTGTTCATGCTGCGATTCAAGAGGATGTCCAGGGGATCGCTCTTTCTTCTTATCAAGGCGGTCATGTGGAATACTTTAAGTATATGTACGACCTTTTAAAAGAACAAGGAGCTTCCCACATCCGTATCTACGGTGGAGGTGGTGGAGTTATTATTCCTACTGAAATTAAAGAGCTACATGAGTACGGAATTGCCCGAATTTTTTCTCCTGAAGATGGAAGAACACAAGGACTCCAAGGTATGATTAACATGATGATGGAGGAGTGTGACTTCCCAACTGTTAAAACAGTAACAAATGAAATTGAGCAACTAAGAGAGAAGAATGTTCAAGCAATCTCAAAATTAATTACACTAGCAGAAAAACAAGAGCTTGATAATCAAGAAATCGCTACAACTGCTGAAGCTGCCTTTGAACAAATAAAAGCATTGGCACTAGATGTTCCTGTTATCGGGATCACTGGAACTGGTGGAGCTGGAAAAAGTTCATTAACTGATGAATTAGTTCGTCGATTTTTATATGAATTCGCTGAAAAAACAGTGGCGATTATTTCGATTGACCCAACGAAACAAAAAACAGGTGGGGCTCTTCTTGGTGACCGTATTCGCATGAATTCAATTAATTCGCCAAGAGTATTTATGCGCTCGCTTGCAACACGTGGTTCGAGAATGGAGATTTCTCAAGGGATTCGCGATGCAATCCAAGTTGTAAAAGCGGCAGGCTTTGATTTAATTCTCGTTGAGACGAGCGGAATTGGCCAAGGAGACGCAGCGATTGTCGACGTCGTTGATATTTCTATGTATGTGATGACGAGTGAATTTGGAGCGCCGTCCCAGCTTGAAAAAATTGATATGATTGATTATGCAGATTTAATTTGTATTAATAAATTTGAGCGAAAAGGTTCTGAAGATGCTCTCCGTGATGTAAAGAAGCAATATCAACGTAGCCGTACTCTTTTTGATGTCGATACAGACCTCATGCCAGTGTATGGAACGATTGCTAGTCAATTTAATGATCCTGGAACGAATACACTTTTTGTAGCTCTAATTAATAAAATTAACGAGAAGTTCGAACTAGATTGGCAGACAACGTTAGAAACGACAAAAAACGTTGTCAAAAATAACATGATTATCCCTCCAGAACGTTCTCAATACTTATTTGAAATCGTTTCGACGATTCGTAGTTATAAAGAGTTTTCAGAAGAACAAGTAACGGTTGCTAGAAAGCTATACCAAATCAAAGGTACAATCGAAGCACTTCAGTCGATGAGTAGTAGTAATGAAGCACCTGAGTCAGTTCTCCTTGAACTAGAAAAGGTGAAAACTTATTTTGAAGAAAAATTACATCCTGAGACAAAAGTGATTATCGAAAGATGGCCAACATTAAAAGAAAACTACTCAAAAGAAGAGTTAGTAACAAAAATCCGTGATAAAGAAATTCGTACACAGTTAACGACGACTAGCTTGTCCGGCATAAAAATTCCAAAGGTATCGCTACCGAAATTTGATGATTGGGGAGAAATTATTCGCTGGTGCTTTAAAGAAAACGTGCCAGGAGAATTCCCTTATACAGCTGGTGTATTCCCGTTCAAACGTCAAGGCGAAGATCCGAAGCGGCAATTTGCTGGTGAAGGTACACCTGAGCGTACAAATAGGAGATTCCACTACTTATCAAAAGATGATGATGCGAAGCGTTTAAGTACAGCTTTTGACTCTGTAACACTTTACGGAGAAGATCCAGACTATCGGCCAGACATCTACGGTAAAGTTGGTGAGAGTGGTGTAAGTGTTTGTACATTAGAGGATATGAAGAAGCTTTATGCTGGTTTTGATTTATGCGCTCCTTCTACATCTGTTTCAATGACGATCAATGGTCCAGCACCAATCATTCTTGCGATGTTTATGAATACCGCTATAGATCAACAAATTGAAAAGTTTGAAGTGGAAAATAATCGTCAAGCTACAGATGAAGAGCGTAACAAGATTAAAGCTCTTACTCTGGCAAACGTTCGTGGTACAGTTCAAGCCGATATTTTAAAAGAAGACCAAGGTCAAAATACATGTATCTTCTCGACAGAATTTGCCTTACGTATGATGGGTGATATCCAGCAGTACTTTATTGACCATAATGTACGTAACTATTATTCTGTTTCGATTTCGGGCTACCATATAGCTGAGGCAGGTGCGAACCCAATCAGCCAGTTAGCCTTTACATTGTCAAATGGATTTACGTATATCGAGTATTACTTAAGTCGTGGGATGAAAATTGATGACTTTGCTCCAAACCTTTCGTTCTTCTTCTCAAATGGCCTTGATGCAGAATATACAGTTATCGGCCGTGTAGCAAGAAGAATTTGGTCGACGGTAATGAAAAATAAATACAAAGGTAATGACCGTAGTCAGAAATTAAAGTACCATATTCAAACTTCTGGTCGCTCCCTTCATGCTCAAGAAGTTGATTTTAATGACATTCGTACTACATTACAAGCGTTGATGGCGATTTATGATAATTGTAATTCATTGCATACAAATGCTTATGATGAGGCTGTTACAACACCAACTGAGGAATCAGTACGTCGTGCGATGGCCATTCAAATGATTATTACAAAAGAGCTTGGATTAGCAAAAAATGAGAATTCGCTTCAAGGTTCCTATATTATTGACGAATTAACGGATCTAGTAGAAGAAGCGGTGCTGCAAGAGCTTGAAAAAATTAGTGACCGTGGTGGCGTTTTAGGTTCGATGGAAACACAGTATCAACGTGGAAAAATTCAAGAAGAGTCAATGTTCTACGAGATGAAGAAGCATAGTGGCGAACTTCCAATCATCGGTGTTAACACATATTTAAATCCAAACGCACCTACTGAGGAAGAATTTACCATGGAAATCGCACGTGCTACAAAAGAAGAGAAAGAACAGCAAATTATAAATTTACGTTCATTCCAAGATCGTAACAAAGATCAAGTCGAGACAGCCCTTAAACGTTTACAACAAACGTCTATGTCTAACGGGAACGTCTTTGAAGAATTAATGGAAACAGTTAAAGTAGCCTCCCTTGGCCAAATCACCCAAGCACTTTACCAAGTAGGTGGGCAATACCGTCGGAATATGTAA